The Curtobacterium poinsettiae DNA segment GGCCGACGAGTCCGATCTTGTCGCCCTTCTCGACACGGAAGGACACGTCCTCCATGAGGAGACGAGCTCCGACGCGGATCTCGAGTTCGTGCACGGCAAGCACAGTGGACGTCCAATCAGTTGGTGGGTTTGCACAACGGTGTGTGCGTGAGGTGCACCGCTACGCTGACGGGACCGATGGTTCCGAACGGAACCAGCAGTCCATTCTAGGAGAATCCATGACGAACGCCACCGGGTTCGCTCCCCGCGCAGTCCTCGCCGACCGTCTGCGCACGCACGGGCTGGCCACCGACGCCGCCCTCGTCGCCGGCGGAGCCCTGTTCACCGCCGCGATGGCGCAGCTCGAGGTCCCGATGTGGCCGGTCCCGATCACCGGGCAGACGCTCGCCGTCGTGCTCGTCGGCGCGACGCTCGGCGCACGTCGCGGCATGCTCTCGCTGCTCGTGTACGCCGTCGCCGGACTCGCGGGTGCCCCGTTCTTCGCCGACATGCAGGGCGGCCTGCAGGCCCTGGCCCTGCCGAGCTTCGGGTACGTCATCGGCTTCATCCCGGCCGCCGGGCTCGTCGGCTGGCTCGCGCGCCGCAACTGGGACCGCCACGTCGGTCGCGCCGCGGTGGCGATGCTGCTCGCGAGCGCCATCCCGTTCGTGACCGGCCTGCCGTACCTGGCGGTGGCGCTCGGCCAGCTCGGCGCCCCGAACGACGTCCAGTCGGTGCTCGCCGCCGGCCTGTACCCGTTCGTCATCGGTGGCATCGCCAAGGCATTCATCGCGGCCGGCATCCTGCCGCTCGCGTGGAAGGCCGTCGGCCGCCGCTGACGCCGCGCACGAGAACGGCCCCGCACCCGATCGGTGCGGGGCCGTTCTGCGTCCGGTGCGGGCCGGCCCTCGGTGCGGTTCGGGTGGTTCGGGCGGTTCGCCGAGATCGCGGGGCACGCCCCGTGCGCGACCCGCCGGTCGGTCACGACTCCCCGTCACCCGAACGCCGGGTGGTCGCGTTCTGTCGCCTGGACCGCGGCCAGCCGACAGAACGCGACCACTCCGCGAACGTGGGCGGGCGGTCCCGACCGATCGGCGGCGCGCCCCGCGCGTGGCGTGCGCACAGACGGACGGGAGGTCCGGTGCCAGCTGGCACCGGACCTCCCGTCCGTCAGGGGGTCGTGACTAGATCGCGAACCCGAGGGCGCGCATCATCTCGCGTCCGTCGTCGGTGATCCGTTCCGGACCCCACGGCGGCATCCAGACCCAGTTGATCCGGAAGGCGTCCACGATGCCGTCGAGGGCGTTCGCGGTGTCCCCCTCGATGACGTCGGTCAGGGGGCAGCCCGCGCTGGTGAGCGTCATGCTGATGACGAGCGCGTTGGCATCGTCGTCCCAGGCGAGGTCGTAGATCAGACCGAGGTCGACGATGTTCACGCCGAGCTCCGGGTCCTGGACCTCCTTCAGGCCCTCGACGACCTCGTCGAACTTGTCGGGAGCGAGTGCGGCGATCATCAGGCCTGCGCCTCGGCGGCAGCGGCCTGCACGTAGCGGTCGTAGCCCTCGTTCTCGAGGCGGTCGGCGAGCTCCGGGCCGCCCTGCTCCGCGACCTTGCCGGCGACGAACACGTGCACGAAGTCCGGCTTGATGTAGCGGAGGATGCGCGTGTAGTGCGTGATGAGCAGCACACCGAGGCCGGTCGCGGCCTTGGCGCGGTTGACACCCTCGGAGACGATCTTCAGCGCGTCGACGTCGAGGCCGGAGTCGGTCTCGTCGAGGACGGCGAACTTCGGCTTGAGGAGCTCGAGCTGCATGATCTCGTGGCGCTTCTTCTCGCCACCGGAGAAGCCCTCGTTGACGTTGCGCTCGGCGAACGACGAGTCCATCTTCAGGTCGGCCATCGACTGACGGAGTTCCTTGATCCAGCCACGGAGTGCCGGAGCCTCACCGTCGATCGCCGTCTTGGCGGTGCGCAGGAAGTTCGACACCGTCACGCCCGGGATCTCGACCGGGTACTGCATCGCCAGGAACATGCCGGCACGGGCGCGCTCGTCGACGCTCATCGCGAGGACGTCCTCGCCGTCGAGGGTGATCGTGCCTCCGACGACGTTGTACCGGGGGTGCCCGGCGATCGTGTACGCCAGGGTGGACTTGCCGGAGCCGTTCGGCCCCATGATCGCGTGGATCTCGCCCTCGTTGATGGTGAGGTCGACACCCTTCAGGATCTCCTTGGTGCCCTGGTCGGTGTCGATCGAGACCTTGAGGTCACGGATTTCCAGAGTGGACATTGCGTTCCTTCGGTTGCAGCTGTGTGCGGCGTCAGCCGCGGGAAGTGTTGGTGTGCTCAGTCGACCGGGACGACGTCCTGCACGTCGACGTAGACGTCGCCGTCGCGGACCTCGACCCGGAAGACCGGGACGGGCTCGTAGGCCGGGAAGTTCTGCGGCTTGCCGGTGGTCAGCGAGAAGCGGGACCCGTGGGCCCAGCACTCCAGCGAGTCACCCTCGACGAAGCCCTCGGCCAGCGAGATGTCGCCGTGCGTGCAGGTGTCGCCGATGGCGTGGACCGTGCCGGACGAGTCCTTCACGATCGCGACCGCCGTACCGTCGACGACCACCCGCATCGGGCTGTCCACCGCGATGTCGGCTTCGGCGCAGACCTTCTCGGCCATCAGGCGGTGGCCTCCGCGCCATCGGCCCGCGGGGCGGCAGCCTGTGCGTCGCCCGCCTCGGCCGGTGCGGCGATGACCGAACGGCCCTCGGCCAGCTCCTGCTCGACCGCGGCGATGAGGCGTTCCTCGAGCTCGGGCGCACCGATCTTCTGGATGACCTCGACCAGGAAGCCGAGCACGACGAGACGCCGGGCTTCTTCTTCCGGGACGCCGCGGGACTGCAGGTAGAACAGCTGCTCGTCGTCGAAGCGACCGGTCGCACTCGCGTGCCCGGCACCCTCGATGTTGCCCGTCTCGATCTCGAGGTTCGGGATGCTGTCGGCACGGGTGCCGTCCGTCAGCACGAGGTTGCGGTTCTGCTCGTACGAGTCGGTGCCGTCGCCGGCGCGGCCGATCAGGACGTCACCGATCCAGACGGTGTGCGCGCCCTGGCCCTGCAACGCGCCCTTGTAGTTGACCCGACCGCGCGTGTTGGGCGCGTCGTGGTTCACGTAGACCTGCTGCTCGATGTACTGGCCGGCGTCGGCGAAGTACACGCCGTACATCTCCGTGTCGGCGCCCTGCGCACCCAGGTGGGTCGAGGGGTTGACCCGGATGACGTCGCCGCCGAGCGAGACCACGACGTGCTTCAGGAACGCGTCGCGGCCGACCTCGGCGAAGTGCGTCGCGACGTGGACGGCGTCGTCGTCCCAGTCCTGCAGGCTGACGACGGTCAGTCGCGAATTCTGCTGCGCGACGATCTCGACGTTCTCGCTGAGCAGGGCGCTGCCGCGGTTGTCGAGCACGACGATGCCCTGCGCGTTCGGCTCGGCCGTGATGACCGTGTGTGCGGCGCGGGGCTGCGACCCGAAGTCGGAGCGGGTCACGGTGATGAACTCGTGTGCCTCGGTGGCCTTGATCGTGATCGCCAGCACGGCGTCGCGCGCGCTCCAGGCCGCGGCCGAGGCGCGGTCCTCGGGCAGCCCAGCGGAGCCGACGCGGGGGTCGTCGCTGCGGCCCCATTCGACGTCGGCACCCTCGGACTGTCGGGCGAGGTACGGGTAGGCGGATCCGTCGAGTCCGCCGTCCAGCAGCGGCTGGAGCTTGGCGAGCGGTGCGAACTTCCAGTTGACCTCTCGGCCGGTGACCTTCGGGAACGCCTCGACGTCGCCGGACTGGAACCGCTCGGAGCGGGTCTGGACCGGCACCTTCTTGTCGGGGGCGTCCCAGCCGCCGTCGGAGTGGGCTCCGGCGCCGTGCTGGGTGCCACCCTGCGCTGCGGCAGCGGGCTCGATCGGCTGGTCGATGTGGGGAGGGGTGGTGCTGGACATCTAGCCGACGGATCCTTCCATGCTCATCTCGATGAGCTTGTTGAGTTCGAGTGCGTACTCCATCGGGAGCTCGCGGGCGATCGGCTCGATGAAGCCACGGACGATCATCGCCATCGCCTCGTCCTCGGCCATGCCGCGGGACATGAGGTAGAAGAGCTGCTCCTCGCTGACACGCGAGACCGTCGCCTCGTGTCCCAGCTGCACGTCGTCGACACGGATGTCGATCGCCGGGTAGGTGTCGCTCCGGCTGATCGTGTCGACCAG contains these protein-coding regions:
- a CDS encoding biotin transporter BioY, giving the protein MTNATGFAPRAVLADRLRTHGLATDAALVAGGALFTAAMAQLEVPMWPVPITGQTLAVVLVGATLGARRGMLSLLVYAVAGLAGAPFFADMQGGLQALALPSFGYVIGFIPAAGLVGWLARRNWDRHVGRAAVAMLLASAIPFVTGLPYLAVALGQLGAPNDVQSVLAAGLYPFVIGGIAKAFIAAGILPLAWKAVGRR
- a CDS encoding metal-sulfur cluster assembly factor, producing MIAALAPDKFDEVVEGLKEVQDPELGVNIVDLGLIYDLAWDDDANALVISMTLTSAGCPLTDVIEGDTANALDGIVDAFRINWVWMPPWGPERITDDGREMMRALGFAI
- the sufD gene encoding Fe-S cluster assembly protein SufD, encoding MSSTTPPHIDQPIEPAAAAQGGTQHGAGAHSDGGWDAPDKKVPVQTRSERFQSGDVEAFPKVTGREVNWKFAPLAKLQPLLDGGLDGSAYPYLARQSEGADVEWGRSDDPRVGSAGLPEDRASAAAWSARDAVLAITIKATEAHEFITVTRSDFGSQPRAAHTVITAEPNAQGIVVLDNRGSALLSENVEIVAQQNSRLTVVSLQDWDDDAVHVATHFAEVGRDAFLKHVVVSLGGDVIRVNPSTHLGAQGADTEMYGVYFADAGQYIEQQVYVNHDAPNTRGRVNYKGALQGQGAHTVWIGDVLIGRAGDGTDSYEQNRNLVLTDGTRADSIPNLEIETGNIEGAGHASATGRFDDEQLFYLQSRGVPEEEARRLVVLGFLVEVIQKIGAPELEERLIAAVEQELAEGRSVIAAPAEAGDAQAAAPRADGAEATA
- a CDS encoding non-heme iron oxygenase ferredoxin subunit, which produces MAEKVCAEADIAVDSPMRVVVDGTAVAIVKDSSGTVHAIGDTCTHGDISLAEGFVEGDSLECWAHGSRFSLTTGKPQNFPAYEPVPVFRVEVRDGDVYVDVQDVVPVD
- the sufC gene encoding Fe-S cluster assembly ATPase SufC, which encodes MSTLEIRDLKVSIDTDQGTKEILKGVDLTINEGEIHAIMGPNGSGKSTLAYTIAGHPRYNVVGGTITLDGEDVLAMSVDERARAGMFLAMQYPVEIPGVTVSNFLRTAKTAIDGEAPALRGWIKELRQSMADLKMDSSFAERNVNEGFSGGEKKRHEIMQLELLKPKFAVLDETDSGLDVDALKIVSEGVNRAKAATGLGVLLITHYTRILRYIKPDFVHVFVAGKVAEQGGPELADRLENEGYDRYVQAAAAEAQA